The Shewanella algae DNA segment CTATGAGTGGTCGATGGGAAGTAACCGGCGGAAGCCTCCTGGAGCATATCGCCTATGTTAATGATAAGGTTGCCAAAATCGCTGGGAACATCCAGCCATTCCCCGTCGAGGCTCTTCACCTGCAGCCCGGGCTCGTTGGCGGCGGGCAATACGGTAAGCAGGTTGATATCTTCATGGGCGGCGGCGCGAATGGCGCCCGGGGTCTCATCACCTGTCATTGGCGGATAATGCAGCACCCGCAGCAGCGTCTTGTGGCTATTGGCTATCATTTGCGACAGCGCAGTGCGGTAGTTGGCTGCCACCTCGGCAGGCGAGTGCGCCTCGACCCAGTCCAGAAGCTCGGCGGCCAGCGCATTGGCTTCTTGGTAGTAGGTGAGGATATTGTCCTGCAATTGCTCTGGAATGCGGCCCCAGGGGTAGACATGAAAGTACTCTTTGATGTCTTTGACCGTATGGCCTTTGGCGGTTTCTGAAATGCTCGCAGGAAAGAAACCATCCTGGGTTTCCGGCTTGAACATGAAGGCCTGTTTTTCTTCACTGTTGAAGAACTCCTGCCAGTCGCGGTAGATATCCTGCACCAACTGTTGTGAAATAGGGTGGTTGCGCAACACGCCAAAGCCGGTGCTGCGCAGGGATTCTACAAAGCGCTCGGCAGCATCTGCGGCGCGATAGTCTATGGTTTCCAGTTTCATCATCATCTTTCTTGGTTATTTTTATTGACCCGATAC contains these protein-coding regions:
- a CDS encoding isopenicillin N synthase family dioxygenase, whose amino-acid sequence is MKLETIDYRAADAAERFVESLRSTGFGVLRNHPISQQLVQDIYRDWQEFFNSEEKQAFMFKPETQDGFFPASISETAKGHTVKDIKEYFHVYPWGRIPEQLQDNILTYYQEANALAAELLDWVEAHSPAEVAANYRTALSQMIANSHKTLLRVLHYPPMTGDETPGAIRAAAHEDINLLTVLPAANEPGLQVKSLDGEWLDVPSDFGNLIINIGDMLQEASAGYFPSTTHRVINPEGADMSKSRISLPLFLHPRPDVVLSERYTADSYLMERLRELGVI